From Acidobacteriota bacterium, one genomic window encodes:
- a CDS encoding YpdA family putative bacillithiol disulfide reductase, which produces MSERETAEQATADLLVIGAGPTGMACAIEAQRAGFSARLVDKGCLCNSLFHYPSNMTFFTTPELLEIGDIPFSSPNQKPNRDEALEYYRKVAEHYRLDVRQYETVERVAGSDGNFTVHTKDRFGRPLEHRARKLVIATGYYDLPNYLNIPGEGLNKVFHYYEDPHPYYDLDILVIGGKNSAAIAALDLWRHGARVTLVHRGAEMHRHVKYWILPDINNRIKNSEIAAFFSSNVTGITEDQAILSTPQGEVTLANQFVFALTGYRPDFEFLEALGVRLDEKNDRCPVCNPTTLESNVAGIYLAGVVIAGERTNEIFIENGRFHGKQIADDLQTKLAHACGSYPFRKSY; this is translated from the coding sequence ATGAGCGAGAGAGAAACTGCCGAACAAGCAACAGCGGACCTGCTGGTCATCGGCGCCGGGCCAACCGGGATGGCCTGCGCCATCGAAGCGCAGCGCGCGGGCTTCAGCGCTCGCCTGGTCGACAAGGGCTGTCTCTGCAACTCGCTCTTTCACTACCCGTCGAACATGACCTTCTTCACCACTCCGGAGCTTCTGGAGATCGGCGACATCCCTTTCTCCAGCCCAAACCAGAAGCCGAATCGCGACGAAGCGCTCGAATACTATCGCAAGGTCGCCGAGCACTACCGTCTCGATGTGCGCCAGTACGAAACTGTGGAGCGCGTCGCCGGTTCCGATGGCAACTTCACCGTCCATACAAAGGACCGCTTCGGCCGCCCGCTTGAGCATCGCGCCCGCAAACTCGTCATCGCAACTGGCTACTACGACCTGCCCAACTACCTCAACATCCCCGGCGAAGGCCTGAACAAGGTCTTCCACTACTACGAAGACCCGCACCCTTACTACGATCTGGATATCCTGGTCATCGGAGGAAAGAACTCAGCGGCCATCGCCGCGCTCGACCTGTGGCGTCATGGCGCGCGCGTTACGCTGGTGCACCGCGGCGCCGAAATGCATCGTCATGTGAAGTACTGGATTCTTCCCGACATCAACAACCGCATCAAGAACAGCGAGATTGCTGCGTTCTTTTCGAGCAACGTCACCGGAATCACAGAGGATCAAGCGATCCTCTCAACGCCACAGGGCGAAGTGACTCTCGCCAACCAGTTCGTCTTTGCTCTCACCGGCTATCGCCCCGACTTCGAGTTTCTCGAAGCCCTCGGTGTGCGGCTGGATGAAAAGAACGATCGCTGCCCCGTATGCAATCCCACAACGCTTGAGAGCAACGTGGCCGGCATCTACCTCGCAGGCGTCGTCATCGCCGGTGAACGCACCAACGAGATCTTCATCGAGAACGGACGCTTCCATGGGAAGCAGATCGCCGATGATCTTCAGACGAAGCTCGCGCACGCCTGCGGCTCATACCCGTTTCGTAAAAGTTATTGA
- a CDS encoding ABC transporter permease gives MTELATVEVEVPAPVSAGSSKTMQYVRAFAGLFLRDLHVLRRELFPFAIRVCMNPLLFLFVFTFIMPHMSGGAAMNPTAAMAGGNFSTVLLSGLMAVAIMFSGIAAVALPLAQEFGITREIDDRVMCPLPVAAIALEKMCFSAVQSMIAAVVVFPLAYYIPSTPVVAHVWSWPYLIVVMVLASLTSGALGLTIGTSVKPQQIGLIFGVVVMPITFLGCVYYPWAALDKIKWLQIGVLVNPIVYMSEGLRSALTPALPHMNPALILGMLVVFLALLTAFGIRGFKRRVIG, from the coding sequence ATGACGGAACTTGCGACAGTTGAGGTTGAGGTCCCGGCGCCCGTCTCCGCGGGCAGCTCAAAGACGATGCAGTATGTTCGTGCGTTTGCGGGGCTCTTCCTGCGCGACCTGCATGTGCTTCGCCGCGAACTTTTCCCGTTTGCGATTCGCGTGTGTATGAATCCTCTGCTGTTCCTGTTTGTGTTTACGTTCATCATGCCGCACATGAGCGGCGGCGCGGCGATGAACCCCACGGCGGCGATGGCGGGCGGCAACTTCAGCACGGTCCTGCTCTCGGGGCTTATGGCGGTGGCGATCATGTTCAGCGGCATTGCCGCGGTTGCGCTGCCGCTGGCGCAGGAGTTCGGCATCACGCGCGAGATCGACGATCGCGTGATGTGTCCTCTGCCTGTGGCGGCCATTGCGCTTGAAAAGATGTGCTTTTCGGCGGTGCAGAGCATGATTGCCGCGGTCGTCGTCTTTCCGCTGGCGTATTACATTCCGTCGACGCCGGTTGTGGCGCATGTGTGGAGTTGGCCCTACCTGATCGTCGTGATGGTGCTGGCGAGCCTTACGTCGGGGGCGCTGGGGCTGACGATCGGCACGAGTGTGAAGCCGCAGCAGATAGGCCTGATCTTTGGCGTTGTGGTGATGCCGATCACCTTCCTGGGATGCGTGTACTATCCGTGGGCGGCGCTCGACAAGATCAAATGGCTGCAGATTGGCGTGCTGGTCAACCCGATCGTTTATATGAGCGAAGGTTTGCGGTCGGCCCTGACCCCGGCGCTGCCGCATATGAATCCGGCGCTGATCCTTGGCATGCTGGTGGTGTTTCTCGCATTGCTTACGGCGTTCGGTATTCGTGGATTCAAGCGACGTGTGATCGGGTGA